The genome window GCACCGAAGGAAGGGTTCAGGTTCACATCGCGGTACTACGGGCCCTATGCCCCGCTGACGAATGGCACGTACAACATGCCCAAGGTCGTCCGGGTGAAATGAGCGCGTAACAAACCAAGGGGGTAGCCGCCCGTTGGGCGGCTGATGCTTACAAGGGAATGAGGAAGAGCAATGAAAATTAAATTGACTACGATGGCATTAGCCACTTCACTGGCACTCACCACTGGCCCTGCACAGGCAGACAGTGCGAGGGAGGCTGCGAAAACCGAGGCAGCGTCGATACCGGACAAGGTGCAAACGGTTGCCGGTGAACTGGAGTTTTTCGATGGCGTGCCGATCGGAGGCACCAATGACCAGGTATACGATTATCTGGACCGCGCGCGGGCTCTTGGTGTCTATCTGGATAACATCGGTGCTGTGTCGATCTACGCAGTTCTGCTCGGGATGGCACAGCAAGGGGCGGACGCTCCCAACAAAATCGCCCTCTGGGAACAGTTGATGGACTCGCGCACGCCGGTCATCACGTCAAATACATCGACCATGTATGCCTACGCGCCCACAGACCTGGCGAACGATGGGCCGACCGTCATTGAAGTGCCACCCGGCATGCTTGGCTTTCTCAATGATGCCTGGCAGCGTTTTGTCGGAGATATCGGTGCTACCGGGCCCGACAAAGGCAAGGGTGGCAAGTACCTTGTGTTGCCTCCGGGCTATGAAGGCGAGATACCGGACGGCTACTACCTGCTCAAACCGTCAACCAACAAGAATTTCCTGTTCCTTCGTGGTTCGATCAAGGATGGCCTCAAGGCCGCAGCTGACAACTTCAAGGCGGGGCTACGCATCTATCCCTTAAAGGATAAGAGCAATCCGGAACCCACCCAGTTCGTCAATATGTCCGGAAAATCGTTCAGCACCATCTATCCAAGTACCCTGGAGTACTTTGAAATATTGCACACCATCGTCCAGGCAGAGCCGATCGACGCAGTCGGGCCCGAGGTACGCGGTAACATGGCCGCCATCGGTATCGTCAAAGGCAAGCCGTTCAATCCCGACGACCGAATGAAAGGACTTCTCAGCGAAGCAGCCACACTGGGTAACGCCGCAGGGCGATCCATTACCTACGATCCGCGGATTGATGGCGTGTACATCTACCCAGGAACGGACAGCAACTGGGTCATGGCATATGCCAACAAGAATACGTCTTTTCAGGCAGACGGCGTGATGAATCTAGATGCGCGGGTTCTGTTCTACTACAACGCGGGCGGCGTAACGCCGGCGATGGCGGCGACCCGGGCTGGGATGGGCTCCGACTACGCGCTTGCCATGCTGGACAGTGATGATAACCCGTTCTATGGAGACAAGACCTACCGGCTGCATTTGCCGCCCAATGTGCCGGTAAACAACTTCTGGGCAGTCACACTCTATGATACCCAGACGCGTACCCAGCTGCAGACAGGCCAGCTGTTCCCGACGGTTGGCAGTCAGAGCGAGGGTATCAAGCAGAATTCAGATGGATCCTACGACCTCTATTTCGCGCCGCAGGCACCTGAGGGAAATGAAGGCAATTGGCTGCAAACGGTTCCGGGAAAAAGCTGGTTTGCAATTTTGCGAATGTACGGACCCATGGAGCCATGGATCAACCAAACCTGGAGACCCGGCGATATTGAGCTGGTAAAGAAAATGTAGTCTTGCAACAACAACTTTTAGGGCCTTCGCTGCCCTTCCCAACTCAGCCAAGTTTCCCCGGGCTGAGTTGGGGTCAATCTCCACTCCCGACAGCCTCAAGACCCAGATTGGTACGTTGGAATTCATTGACGCTGGTTCGACCACTATCAGGATCAGAAATTGGTCACCACTCAGCCTTATTGGATGAGTATCACTTAATCTCAGACTGCCGCAGATCAACTCGGCCACCCGTTGCAGACAAATGCCTCTTTGCGAGTGTTCCAGAGCTTCGTCATAGGCTTTGAACCGATCGATATCAATCATCAGTCGAGTGGTTTACCAGGAGCTTCCTCGATGAGCAAAACCGGCCAGGCACGCGTGCTCACTAGCTATACTACTTCGGGAAATGACGACGTCGTGCAGCTTGCCCCACTGCTCTTTCACTTTACCTTTGAGTTCTTTCTAGTTGCCTTCAATGGTGTCCTTGTTCATTTTTAGCTCCTTCGGCCCTTCGGCCAGATAACGGGTTCATCGAACGGCGGCACGCGTCAAAACAAACCGTTCGCCGCCGTCGCATCATCGTCAGTTGAAGCGGGGCCGCTGTCTGTGCGTTAACAAACACAGGCTTGTGCAGGTGGGTTAACGCACAGAGGCCGTTCTGCTTTTTGGATAAATTGAACGCCAGGAAAAGGCTTTAGAAATGTTTATGAATTTGAGGAAACAACGTTGACCAACGCCATCTGGTTTGTCGTGATCGGAACCCTGCTGATCCTGATGGGGGTTCGCTCACCGGTGCTTCAGCGTCTGAATCTGACCCCGTCCATGGTTTATTTGAGCGTCGGCGTACTTCTGGGCCCGTCGATTCTCGGTGTGTTTCATTTTAACCCGCTGCAACAGGCGCATTTGCTGGAAGTACTTGCCGAGCTTGCGGTGTTGGTGTCGTTGTTTATTGCTGGTACCAAAATGCCCGTGCCCTTCAGATGGAAAGCATGGCGCGTGCCGTTGCGCCTGGCATTTATCTCCATGACGATCAGCGTCGCGCTGACGGCAGCCTTCGGTTATTACCTGCTTGGCCTGCCCCTGGGAGCAGCGATTCTGTTGGGGGGCATACTGGCGCCCACCGACCCGGTGCTGGCAACGGATGTTCAGGTCCGGCACATGGGCGATACCGATCCCCTGCGGTTTACCCTTACCAGTGAAGCTGGCATGAACGATGGCAGCGCCTTTCCGTTCGTCATGCTGGGGCTGTTGTTGCTCGGTGCCCCGGCCAGTGACGAATTGCTTGGAGGCTGGGTTCTCAAGGACGTTGTATGGTCAACGACCTCGGCCATTGTCGTCGGGCTTGTGACCGGGCAGCTGTTGGCCCAGCTTGTGCGGGGGCAGCGCTCATCCGAAGAACAGGGCCCGTTGCTGGATGATTTCCTGGGCCTGGGCCTGATCGGTCTGACCTATGGCGTGTGCCTGCTGATTGATGCCTGGGGATTTCTGGGTGTGTTTGTTACTGCCATTTCGCTGCGGCAATCCGAAATGACGCTGGCCAAAACCGAAAACTTGGACCAGCACCCTGATGCCGCTGCAGAATCTTACGATAAGCCCAGCGAAGCCGCTCTGCAGCCCCCTAGCCAGGTATCGAAAGGCTCTTTGATCTTCAAAGAGCCCCTTGAAC of Marinobacter sediminum contains these proteins:
- a CDS encoding DUF1254 domain-containing protein, with the translated sequence MKIKLTTMALATSLALTTGPAQADSAREAAKTEAASIPDKVQTVAGELEFFDGVPIGGTNDQVYDYLDRARALGVYLDNIGAVSIYAVLLGMAQQGADAPNKIALWEQLMDSRTPVITSNTSTMYAYAPTDLANDGPTVIEVPPGMLGFLNDAWQRFVGDIGATGPDKGKGGKYLVLPPGYEGEIPDGYYLLKPSTNKNFLFLRGSIKDGLKAAADNFKAGLRIYPLKDKSNPEPTQFVNMSGKSFSTIYPSTLEYFEILHTIVQAEPIDAVGPEVRGNMAAIGIVKGKPFNPDDRMKGLLSEAATLGNAAGRSITYDPRIDGVYIYPGTDSNWVMAYANKNTSFQADGVMNLDARVLFYYNAGGVTPAMAATRAGMGSDYALAMLDSDDNPFYGDKTYRLHLPPNVPVNNFWAVTLYDTQTRTQLQTGQLFPTVGSQSEGIKQNSDGSYDLYFAPQAPEGNEGNWLQTVPGKSWFAILRMYGPMEPWINQTWRPGDIELVKKM
- a CDS encoding cation:proton antiporter; translation: MTNAIWFVVIGTLLILMGVRSPVLQRLNLTPSMVYLSVGVLLGPSILGVFHFNPLQQAHLLEVLAELAVLVSLFIAGTKMPVPFRWKAWRVPLRLAFISMTISVALTAAFGYYLLGLPLGAAILLGGILAPTDPVLATDVQVRHMGDTDPLRFTLTSEAGMNDGSAFPFVMLGLLLLGAPASDELLGGWVLKDVVWSTTSAIVVGLVTGQLLAQLVRGQRSSEEQGPLLDDFLGLGLIGLTYGVCLLIDAWGFLGVFVTAISLRQSEMTLAKTENLDQHPDAAAESYDKPSEAALQPPSQVSKGSLIFKEPLERLSELVLVVLLGGMLFTDSWSLRAVGLGLFLFVVVRPVSVFLGLLGSGASWRLQMLVGWFGVRGIGSLYYLMFAVVFGLPEELAVELIHITLVVVVLSIIIHGLTVKPMMTRWWGP